The following coding sequences lie in one Rutidosis leptorrhynchoides isolate AG116_Rl617_1_P2 chromosome 4, CSIRO_AGI_Rlap_v1, whole genome shotgun sequence genomic window:
- the LOC139844613 gene encoding LOW QUALITY PROTEIN: 17.3 kDa class I heat shock protein-like (The sequence of the model RefSeq protein was modified relative to this genomic sequence to represent the inferred CDS: deleted 2 bases in 1 codon) produces MSIVPSLFGGPRSSIFDPFSLDVWDPFRDFQNISSSSETSALVNTRVDWKETPEAHVFKADIPGIKKEEVKVEVEEGRVLQISGERNVEKEDENDKWHRVERSSGKFTRRFRLPENAKMDQVKAGIENGVLTITVPKEEVKKPDVKSIEIAG; encoded by the exons ATGTCGATCGTCCCTAGCTTATTCGGTGGCCCAAGAAGCAGCATTTTCGACCCATTTTCACTTGACGTTTGGGAC CCATTCAGAGATTTCCAGAATATTTCATCATCATCAGAAACATCTGCATTGGTAAACACACGTGTGGATTGGAAGGAAACACCAGAAGCTCACGTGTTTAAGGCCGATATACCCGGAATTAAAAAAGAAGAGGTGAAAGTAGAAGTTGAAGAGGGGAGGGTGTTACAGATAAGCGGTGAGAGAAACGTTGAAAAAGAAGATGAAAATGATAAATGGCATCGTGTTGAACGTAGCAGCGGCAAGTTTACAAGGAGGTTTAGGTTGCCAGAGAATGCGAAAATGGATCAAGTGAAAGCGGGTATAGAAAATGGAGTGCTGACAATTACTGTGCCGAAAGAGGAAGTGAAGAAGCCTGATGTTAAGTCTATTGAAATCGCTGGTTGA